One part of the Aurantibacillus circumpalustris genome encodes these proteins:
- the cmk gene encoding (d)CMP kinase, whose translation MQKITIAIDGYSSCGKSTLAKSLAHKLGYNYIDTGAMYRAVALYALRHDLFDENKNLNKEEMINVLPLIDVEFELNPTTHNSDVILNGENVEREIRTMEVSDLVSKVSAVKEVREKMVASQRQMGKKKAVVLDGRDIGTEVFPKAELKLFMIADPEVRAKRRQVEFSSKGQYFTIDEVEMSLLKRDMADISREESPLTQAEDAVVLDNSDLSKEEQLEFVLKLIADLHYISREEQSHH comes from the coding sequence ATGCAAAAAATAACCATAGCCATTGATGGATACAGCAGTTGCGGTAAGAGTACACTTGCAAAATCTTTGGCACATAAATTGGGTTATAATTACATAGATACAGGGGCTATGTATAGAGCAGTTGCTTTATACGCCTTAAGACACGATCTTTTTGACGAAAACAAAAATCTCAACAAAGAGGAAATGATTAATGTCCTTCCATTAATTGATGTGGAATTTGAGCTTAATCCCACAACTCATAATTCGGATGTTATTTTAAATGGCGAAAATGTTGAGAGAGAAATCAGAACCATGGAAGTAAGTGATCTGGTTAGCAAAGTAAGTGCAGTAAAAGAGGTTCGTGAAAAAATGGTGGCTTCGCAAAGGCAGATGGGCAAAAAGAAGGCAGTGGTTTTAGATGGAAGGGATATAGGTACTGAAGTTTTTCCAAAAGCAGAACTAAAGTTATTTATGATTGCTGATCCGGAGGTTCGCGCCAAAAGGAGACAAGTCGAATTTAGCAGTAAAGGACAATATTTCACCATTGATGAAGTGGAAATGAGTTTATTAAAACGTGACATGGCGGATATCAGCCGCGAAGAAAGTCCACTAACACAAGCTGAAGATGCTGTGGTATTGGACAATAGCGATCTTAGCAAAGAAGAGCAATTAGAATTTGTTCTTAAATTGATTGCAGATTTACACTACATTTCAAGAGAAGAGCAATCACATCATTGA
- a CDS encoding 2,3,4,5-tetrahydropyridine-2,6-dicarboxylate N-succinyltransferase — protein MQKIIEAAWQDRSLLQDKHTVATINEVVEQLDLGKLRVAEPLADGSWQVNEWVKKAVILYFPTRKMTTFEVGPMEFHDKMALKTNYAGLGVRVVPHAIARYGAYLASGVIMMPSYVNIGAYVDSGTMVDTWATVGSCAQIGKNVHLSGGVGIGGVLEPVQAAPVIIEDDCFIGSRCIVVEGVRVGKEAVLGANVVLTQSTKIIDVSGPTPIETKGYVAERSVVIPGSYTKKFPAGEFQVPCALIIGKRKASTDLKTSLNDALREHNVAV, from the coding sequence ATGCAGAAAATTATTGAAGCCGCTTGGCAGGACAGAAGCTTATTACAAGACAAACATACCGTAGCTACTATTAATGAAGTTGTTGAACAACTAGATCTGGGGAAATTACGTGTAGCGGAACCATTGGCAGACGGTAGCTGGCAAGTAAACGAGTGGGTAAAAAAAGCGGTAATCTTATATTTTCCAACACGCAAAATGACCACCTTCGAGGTTGGTCCAATGGAGTTTCACGACAAAATGGCTTTAAAAACAAATTATGCAGGACTTGGCGTGCGCGTTGTGCCCCATGCTATTGCGCGTTACGGGGCTTACCTAGCAAGTGGTGTAATTATGATGCCAAGTTATGTAAACATTGGAGCTTACGTTGATTCAGGAACCATGGTAGATACCTGGGCAACTGTAGGAAGCTGCGCTCAAATTGGAAAAAATGTGCATTTAAGTGGCGGCGTTGGTATTGGCGGTGTATTAGAGCCAGTGCAAGCTGCGCCAGTAATTATTGAAGACGATTGTTTTATTGGATCACGTTGTATTGTAGTGGAAGGCGTGCGTGTTGGAAAAGAAGCGGTTTTGGGAGCTAATGTTGTTCTAACTCAATCAACAAAAATCATTGATGTCAGCGGACCAACACCTATAGAAACAAAAGGCTACGTGGCAGAGCGCAGTGTTGTGATTCCTGGAAGCTATACTAAAAAATTTCCTGCAGGTGAATTTCAAGTGCCTTGTGCTCTAATTATTGGAAAGCGTAAAGCAAGTACTGATCTTAAGACATCATTAAATGATGCGTTAAGAGAACATAATGTAGCGGTTTAA
- a CDS encoding adenylosuccinate synthase → MSKADVLLGLQWGDEGKGKIVDVLTPNYDIIARFQGGPNAGHTLEFNGIKHVLHTIPSGIFHPTAINIVGNGVVIDPVIFKKEIDALLKLGVDVKSKLIISKRAHLILPTHRLIDAASEASKGKNKIGSTLKGIGPTYMDKTGRNGLRIGDIETNEFREKYDALVEKHKQLLSYHNYEYNLAELEPAWFEAIESLKNLQFVESEHYLNNAMLAGKKVLCEGAQGSLLDIDFGSYPFVTSSNTICAGACNGLGIPPNKIGNVIGIFKAYCTRVGSGPFPTELENETGERMRQEGREFGSTTGRPRRTGWLDIPALKYAVMVNGVTELMMMKADVLSIFDEIEICTHYEHNGEKIDYLPYNIDPAYLKPITIKVKGWNVDLTAIDSKDKLPAALMEYVKFIEKAVSTPISIVSVGPDRKQTIRMN, encoded by the coding sequence ATGAGCAAAGCGGATGTATTGTTAGGATTGCAATGGGGTGATGAAGGAAAAGGTAAAATTGTGGATGTATTAACTCCCAATTATGACATTATTGCAAGGTTCCAGGGAGGACCAAATGCCGGTCACACATTGGAGTTTAACGGTATAAAACATGTGCTGCACACAATTCCAAGTGGAATCTTTCATCCAACAGCCATCAACATTGTTGGTAACGGTGTTGTAATCGATCCTGTTATTTTCAAAAAAGAAATTGACGCTCTTTTAAAACTAGGCGTGGATGTAAAATCAAAATTAATCATTAGTAAACGTGCTCATTTAATACTTCCAACACATCGTTTAATTGATGCTGCCAGCGAAGCTTCTAAGGGAAAAAATAAAATTGGCTCTACCTTAAAAGGAATTGGTCCAACGTATATGGATAAAACTGGTCGTAACGGTTTGCGTATTGGCGACATTGAAACAAACGAATTCAGAGAAAAATACGATGCACTTGTAGAAAAACATAAACAACTTTTATCGTATCACAATTACGAGTACAATTTAGCAGAACTTGAACCAGCTTGGTTTGAGGCTATTGAGTCTTTGAAAAACTTACAATTTGTTGAGAGCGAGCATTACTTAAACAATGCCATGTTAGCAGGAAAAAAAGTATTGTGCGAAGGCGCTCAAGGAAGTTTATTGGACATTGATTTTGGATCGTATCCATTTGTTACCAGCAGTAACACCATTTGTGCAGGCGCTTGTAACGGACTAGGAATTCCACCAAATAAAATTGGGAACGTGATTGGTATTTTTAAAGCGTATTGCACGCGCGTTGGCAGTGGCCCTTTTCCAACAGAATTAGAAAACGAAACCGGAGAACGGATGCGTCAAGAAGGCAGAGAGTTTGGAAGTACTACAGGTAGACCACGCCGTACTGGCTGGTTAGACATTCCTGCTTTAAAATATGCGGTGATGGTAAACGGTGTTACTGAATTAATGATGATGAAAGCAGATGTGTTAAGTATTTTTGATGAAATTGAAATCTGTACACACTATGAACACAATGGTGAGAAAATAGATTATCTTCCTTACAATATTGATCCCGCATATTTAAAACCAATTACGATTAAAGTAAAAGGCTGGAATGTAGATTTAACAGCTATTGACAGTAAAGATAAATTACCAGCTGCTTTAATGGAGTATGTGAAGTTTATTGAAAAAGCTGTGAGTACACCCATTTCAATTGTTTCGGTTGGACCGGATAGAAAACAGACTATTCGAATGAATTAA
- the purN gene encoding phosphoribosylglycinamide formyltransferase — protein MYIKCDFRSNFNNYCVIAHYHFVFKIYIFAAMINAAIFASGEGTNAENLFIHFANDPRIKIKLVVTNKDDAGIVVRAEKHKKNVQIVSKAALENYSDKLIEFLQVEKIDLIILAGFLLKIPEAFIKAFPNKIINLHPALLPKYGGAGMYGMRVHTAVIDNKEKESGITVHFVNEEYDKGEIILQVKTLVTENETPESLAKKIQQLEFEYLPKAVEKFL, from the coding sequence ATGTATATAAAATGTGATTTCCGTTCCAATTTTAATAATTATTGTGTTATAGCTCATTATCATTTCGTGTTTAAAATTTATATTTTTGCGGCCATGATTAATGCAGCCATATTTGCGAGTGGAGAAGGAACCAACGCAGAAAATTTGTTTATACATTTTGCAAATGACCCACGCATAAAAATAAAATTAGTTGTTACCAATAAGGATGACGCTGGAATTGTAGTACGCGCAGAAAAACACAAAAAAAATGTGCAGATTGTGAGCAAAGCTGCTTTAGAAAATTACTCAGATAAACTCATTGAATTTTTACAAGTTGAAAAAATTGATCTGATTATTTTAGCAGGATTTTTATTAAAAATACCAGAGGCTTTTATTAAAGCATTTCCAAATAAAATTATTAACCTTCACCCTGCCCTACTCCCAAAATATGGTGGAGCTGGCATGTATGGCATGCGTGTTCACACAGCTGTAATTGATAACAAAGAAAAAGAAAGTGGAATTACGGTACATTTTGTGAATGAAGAGTATGATAAGGGTGAAATTATTTTACAGGTGAAAACGTTAGTTACCGAAAACGAAACACCTGAAAGCTTGGCGAAAAAAATACAACAACTAGAGTTTGAGTATTTGCCGAAAGCGGTGGAAAAGTTTCTATGA
- a CDS encoding OmpA family protein has translation MTLKTAKSLYLLFFIFGTTFLYAQDEEAKPEKKWCNENVDKKAISNYEKGIDRKKYKKPERMEFLKKALALDEDFPEAFLAAGLEFIATAKIDNKPFSVATPFFYKAIANCPQIHSEPYYYIGFDYYEKRMNDSAIKYLQKFMAFKDEDEKKFGKEWEGEMYNAKMMVRSAKKEMGLKKNVQFDPKVITGVSTERDEYLAYISPDDKSCYFVRRLPVRNLNRVSASDAEKEVFMIALRDKTGQFNGGEPMLAPFNTTEDNQGGCSISIDNKTLYFAMMRQEGMPQPNCDLYVSDFANGYWSDIRKLSANVNDMKYWDSQPSIASDGLTLYFASDRPGGYGGIDLYYTKKDPKTGQWSKPQNLGPSINTGGDEKTPFIHSDSETLYFSSTGHYGFGAYDIFFSRKNEKGEWEEPENIGSPINGYTDDTGFFVSSDTKTGYFFSFDEGKVRGRGVGRYDLYGFDLYKEARPQQISFVKGNVTDSAGNQVSGAVIEIKDSKTKQISYATVDSTSGEYMIAVKSKKNDLVVTVKKDDVAFNVKIIKVKDVPPIEVEPVVINIEVKEAKEGGRFVIDNILYTTNSAELKEESRIILENFAQYLKENPKIKVEIQGHTDNVGNSKDNEALSTNRAFSVKAMIEEFGIDGKRILAKGFGQNKPIADNTSEEGRAKNRRTEFQILSK, from the coding sequence ATGACTTTAAAAACAGCAAAATCACTATATCTTCTTTTTTTTATTTTTGGCACAACCTTCCTTTACGCTCAGGATGAGGAAGCTAAACCAGAGAAAAAATGGTGTAACGAAAACGTCGATAAAAAAGCCATTTCAAATTATGAAAAAGGTATAGATAGGAAAAAATATAAGAAACCAGAAAGAATGGAGTTTCTCAAAAAAGCCTTAGCGCTTGATGAAGATTTTCCAGAAGCATTTCTTGCCGCTGGCCTTGAGTTTATTGCTACAGCAAAAATCGATAACAAACCTTTTAGTGTTGCAACTCCTTTTTTTTATAAAGCCATAGCCAATTGTCCGCAAATCCATAGCGAACCTTATTATTATATTGGATTTGACTATTATGAAAAGAGAATGAACGATTCCGCCATAAAATACCTTCAAAAATTTATGGCCTTTAAAGACGAGGACGAAAAAAAATTCGGAAAGGAATGGGAAGGGGAAATGTACAATGCAAAAATGATGGTGCGCTCTGCAAAAAAAGAAATGGGTCTCAAAAAAAATGTGCAGTTCGATCCAAAAGTAATAACAGGTGTCTCAACAGAACGAGATGAGTATCTCGCCTACATTTCTCCTGACGATAAAAGCTGTTATTTTGTAAGACGACTTCCTGTAAGAAATTTGAACCGTGTTTCTGCTAGTGATGCAGAAAAGGAAGTGTTTATGATTGCATTACGTGACAAAACAGGACAATTTAACGGTGGTGAACCTATGTTGGCACCCTTTAATACGACGGAGGATAATCAAGGAGGTTGTAGCATTTCTATCGATAACAAAACACTTTACTTTGCCATGATGCGTCAAGAAGGAATGCCCCAGCCAAATTGTGATTTGTACGTGAGTGACTTCGCAAATGGCTATTGGAGCGATATTCGAAAATTGAGTGCGAATGTAAACGATATGAAGTATTGGGATAGTCAACCAAGTATTGCTTCAGATGGTCTCACGCTTTATTTTGCAAGCGATAGACCGGGAGGTTATGGCGGTATTGATTTGTACTACACGAAAAAGGATCCAAAAACAGGGCAGTGGAGCAAACCTCAAAATCTTGGTCCAAGTATTAACACAGGTGGAGATGAAAAAACTCCATTTATTCACAGTGACAGCGAAACGCTTTATTTCAGTAGTACAGGTCATTATGGTTTTGGTGCCTATGATATTTTTTTCTCGCGTAAAAACGAAAAAGGAGAATGGGAAGAACCAGAAAATATTGGTTCACCAATTAATGGATACACTGACGACACAGGGTTTTTCGTAAGTAGCGATACAAAGACAGGTTACTTTTTTAGTTTCGACGAAGGAAAAGTAAGAGGCCGAGGAGTTGGACGTTACGATCTGTACGGTTTTGATTTATATAAGGAAGCGCGGCCGCAACAGATTTCATTTGTAAAAGGCAATGTGACTGATAGTGCAGGGAATCAAGTCAGTGGTGCTGTGATAGAAATTAAGGACAGTAAAACAAAGCAAATTTCTTATGCAACTGTTGATAGCACAAGTGGTGAATACATGATTGCAGTAAAGAGTAAGAAAAACGATCTGGTTGTTACGGTAAAAAAAGATGACGTCGCGTTTAATGTAAAAATTATTAAAGTAAAAGATGTTCCGCCCATTGAAGTTGAGCCCGTTGTAATAAACATTGAGGTGAAAGAAGCAAAAGAAGGTGGTCGTTTTGTGATCGATAATATTTTGTATACTACCAATAGTGCTGAACTAAAGGAAGAAAGTAGAATTATTCTTGAAAATTTTGCGCAGTATTTGAAAGAAAATCCAAAAATAAAAGTGGAGATTCAAGGTCACACCGATAATGTTGGTAACTCTAAAGACAATGAGGCTTTGAGTACAAATCGTGCTTTTTCAGTAAAGGCGATGATAGAAGAATTTGGTATTGATGGCAAAAGAATTCTCGCAAAGGGATTCGGACAAAATAAACCAATAGCCGACAATACTTCAGAAGAAGGTCGCGCAAAAAACAGGAGAACGGAATTTCAGATTTTGTCTAAGTAG
- the lgt gene encoding prolipoprotein diacylglyceryl transferase: MILNFITWNPAPEIFTIPGIDWPVRWYGLMWALAFIGSFYFMNKVYRKEGRTDKDLDTLTLYIIVGTILGARFGHCLFYGPWFDEYTTTGILIQEGYLSHPLNMLKIYEGGLASHGGAIGILTAMILYCRKTKENWLWLFDRLVIVVPLASMSIRLGNLINSEIIGKVTDVPWAFIFLQEDNQPRHPAQLYEAIYCFFLFIFMFWFWKNKRDTVGPGFMFGMMCVLLFIERFVDEFFKENQSAFEDSMALNMGQWLSIPFILVGIFMIIRSYKHEPNSYKRIEIEKAE, encoded by the coding sequence ATGATTTTAAACTTCATCACCTGGAATCCTGCACCAGAAATCTTTACAATCCCTGGAATTGATTGGCCGGTGCGCTGGTATGGCTTAATGTGGGCACTTGCTTTTATCGGAAGCTTCTATTTTATGAACAAGGTTTATAGAAAAGAAGGCCGAACAGATAAAGATCTTGATACGTTAACGCTTTACATAATTGTTGGTACTATTCTTGGAGCCAGATTCGGACATTGTTTATTTTACGGACCATGGTTCGATGAATACACCACAACAGGAATTCTTATTCAAGAAGGTTATCTTTCACATCCTTTAAACATGCTTAAAATCTATGAAGGTGGATTAGCAAGTCACGGTGGAGCAATTGGGATTCTTACTGCAATGATTTTATATTGCCGTAAGACAAAAGAAAATTGGTTATGGCTTTTTGACCGATTAGTAATTGTGGTGCCTTTAGCAAGTATGAGCATTCGTCTAGGAAATCTTATCAATAGTGAAATCATAGGCAAAGTAACCGACGTTCCTTGGGCTTTTATTTTTTTACAAGAAGATAATCAGCCTCGCCACCCAGCACAACTTTACGAAGCCATCTATTGTTTTTTCTTATTTATTTTTATGTTTTGGTTTTGGAAAAACAAACGCGATACAGTTGGTCCGGGATTTATGTTTGGAATGATGTGCGTGTTGTTATTCATTGAGCGTTTTGTAGATGAGTTTTTTAAAGAGAATCAGTCTGCCTTTGAAGATAGCATGGCGCTTAACATGGGTCAATGGCTAAGTATTCCATTTATTCTTGTCGGAATTTTTATGATTATTCGTTCATACAAACACGAACCGAATTCTTATAAACGTATTGAAATAGAAAAGGCAGAGTAG